In one Candidatus Omnitrophota bacterium genomic region, the following are encoded:
- the waaF gene encoding lipopolysaccharide heptosyltransferase II: MNKILIVNPFGIGDVLFTTPVIANLRLASPVAAIAYLANARTAPVLRADPRIQEVFVYERDAFNAAKWVDLWTRVRRSGFDTVFDFSMNEGIGFFLMSCGIPRRIGFNYRNRGRFLTDKTPLAGYEDKHVVDHYLDLLQRRGIPVVERTITFPMTDADRDWAGQWLTANGIGQGKQCIAVVPGGGASWGEAAKYKRWPAAKYADLVDKIVEKSSSEIILMGDPKEKDLCADIVRSGRPAPPVGGGRVHNAAGQTTLGQMAALLTNCRLAVVNDGGPLHIAAACRVRTVSIFGPVDPVVYGPYPADGHVVVRKGLACQPCYRRFRMASCGHISCLNDLSVEDVFRHLS; encoded by the coding sequence ATGAACAAGATCTTAATTGTTAATCCGTTCGGCATCGGCGACGTGCTTTTTACAACGCCTGTCATCGCCAATCTGCGCCTGGCCTCTCCCGTCGCGGCCATCGCCTATCTGGCCAATGCCCGCACCGCGCCCGTGCTTCGGGCCGATCCCCGCATCCAGGAGGTTTTTGTTTATGAACGCGACGCATTCAACGCAGCCAAATGGGTTGACTTATGGACGCGTGTGCGGCGCTCAGGATTTGACACCGTTTTTGATTTTTCCATGAATGAAGGCATCGGTTTTTTCCTGATGTCCTGCGGCATTCCCCGGCGCATTGGTTTCAATTACCGCAACCGCGGCCGTTTTTTAACGGACAAGACCCCTTTGGCCGGTTATGAAGACAAACATGTCGTTGACCATTATCTGGACCTTTTACAACGCCGGGGGATCCCCGTTGTTGAACGGACGATCACTTTTCCCATGACCGATGCTGACCGGGACTGGGCCGGCCAATGGCTTACTGCCAACGGTATCGGGCAGGGAAAGCAATGTATCGCGGTTGTGCCCGGGGGAGGGGCTAGCTGGGGGGAAGCGGCCAAATATAAACGCTGGCCCGCGGCAAAATACGCTGATTTAGTGGACAAAATCGTTGAAAAATCATCCTCGGAGATTATACTGATGGGTGATCCGAAAGAAAAAGATCTGTGCGCGGACATTGTCCGTTCCGGACGCCCTGCCCCGCCGGTAGGCGGGGGGCGAGTGCATAATGCCGCCGGGCAAACCACGCTGGGCCAAATGGCGGCTTTGTTGACGAATTGCCGTTTGGCCGTGGTCAATGACGGCGGGCCTTTGCATATCGCGGCCGCCTGCAGGGTCAGGACCGTTTCCATTTTTGGGCCGGTGGATCCGGTGGTGTATGGACCTTATCCCGCCGACGGGCATGTTGTCGTCCGTAAAGGTCTGGCATGCCAGCCCTGTTACCGGCGTTTCCGCATGGCCTCCTGCGGTCACATCAGCTGTTTGAATGATCTATCGGTTGAGGACGTGTTTCGGCATTTATCGTAG
- a CDS encoding DegT/DnrJ/EryC1/StrS family aminotransferase: MSVPFVDFKEQNRMIRGEVDAGFMKVFEKGDFILGEEAQTFEKSFAKYCDAAYGVGVNSGTDALYLALSALDIREGDEVIVPTHTFIATALCVSFAGAKAVFADIEPDTYNIDPKSFERAITPRTKAVIPVHIYGQPADMDEITAIARKHGIKIVEDAAQAHGSRYKGKRAGSLGDVAGFSFYPTKGLGACGDAGMIVTNDRAIYEKALMLRDYGRKGRYEHKIKGHNSRLDTIQAVVLNAKLKHLDAWNALRAKIAARYAELLKPLKVVTPVTKSDRTHVFQTYAVRVPNRDKVVERMNAKGVSVLIHYPIPLHLQEAYAELGHVQGDFPVAEKVSSDIMSLPMFPHMTGEQVEAVVAALKESMA; this comes from the coding sequence ATGAGCGTTCCGTTCGTTGATTTCAAGGAACAAAACCGGATGATCCGCGGGGAAGTGGATGCCGGGTTCATGAAGGTTTTTGAAAAAGGCGATTTTATCCTTGGCGAAGAGGCCCAGACCTTTGAAAAAAGTTTCGCCAAATATTGCGACGCGGCCTACGGGGTCGGGGTCAATTCCGGTACCGACGCCCTTTATCTGGCCTTGTCCGCCCTGGATATCAGGGAAGGGGACGAGGTCATTGTCCCGACGCATACGTTCATTGCCACGGCCCTGTGCGTTTCTTTCGCGGGCGCCAAGGCAGTGTTCGCGGACATTGAACCGGACACGTACAATATTGACCCCAAGTCCTTTGAACGGGCCATCACCCCGCGCACCAAGGCGGTCATTCCCGTGCACATTTATGGCCAGCCGGCGGACATGGATGAGATCACCGCCATTGCCCGCAAACACGGCATCAAGATCGTTGAGGACGCGGCCCAGGCCCATGGTTCCCGTTATAAGGGAAAACGCGCCGGCTCCCTGGGGGACGTGGCGGGCTTCAGTTTTTATCCGACCAAAGGCCTCGGCGCCTGCGGGGACGCGGGCATGATCGTCACCAATGACCGGGCCATTTACGAAAAAGCCCTGATGCTGCGCGACTACGGCCGCAAGGGGCGCTACGAGCATAAGATCAAGGGGCATAATTCGCGGCTGGACACTATCCAGGCCGTGGTCCTTAATGCCAAATTAAAACATCTTGACGCGTGGAACGCCCTGCGTGCCAAAATCGCGGCCCGTTACGCCGAACTTTTAAAACCGCTCAAGGTTGTCACGCCCGTCACCAAAAGCGACCGCACGCACGTTTTTCAGACCTATGCCGTGCGCGTGCCCAACCGCGACAAAGTGGTGGAGCGTATGAATGCCAAAGGGGTGAGCGTGCTGATCCATTATCCCATTCCCCTGCATTTGCAGGAGGCCTACGCGGAACTGGGGCACGTCCAAGGGGATTTTCCCGTGGCTGAAAAGGTGTCTTCCGACATCATGTCCTTGCCCATGTTCCCGCATATGACCGGAGAACAGGTCGAGGCCGTGGTCGCGGCCCTCAAGGAGTCCATGGCGTGA
- a CDS encoding glycosyltransferase family 2 protein, with product MKLPLSVVIITKNEERNMHDCLKSVVDWADEIVVVDDESTDKTVAIAGQYGAKVYHRKMDNEGIHRNWAYAQAKNEWVLSLDADEMVSPQLRDELIAVLPSTQFHAFDMPLRNYIGKYWVKHSGWYPAGKLRLFMKSRFKYEEVGVHPRVFLKGDTGHLTKDIIHKGYPDFEHFLASLNRQTTLEAEKWIETGRKMTLGVAVWRAVDRFFRSFIGKKGYKDGFVGFMIAFFAMLYQVMSYAKYYERIKGIRS from the coding sequence GTGAAACTCCCCTTGTCCGTCGTGATCATCACCAAGAACGAAGAACGCAACATGCACGACTGTCTCAAAAGCGTTGTTGATTGGGCGGATGAGATCGTTGTTGTGGATGATGAGAGCACGGACAAGACCGTTGCGATCGCCGGGCAGTATGGGGCAAAAGTTTATCACCGCAAAATGGACAATGAAGGCATTCACCGCAACTGGGCCTATGCCCAGGCAAAGAATGAATGGGTTTTGAGTTTAGACGCCGACGAGATGGTCAGTCCCCAATTGCGCGACGAATTGATCGCGGTCTTGCCGTCCACCCAATTCCACGCCTTTGACATGCCTTTGCGCAATTATATCGGCAAATACTGGGTCAAACATTCCGGCTGGTATCCGGCGGGGAAGTTGCGTCTTTTTATGAAAAGCCGTTTCAAATATGAAGAGGTCGGCGTGCATCCGCGTGTTTTCCTGAAAGGGGACACCGGGCATTTGACCAAGGACATCATCCACAAGGGTTATCCGGACTTTGAGCATTTTTTGGCCTCGCTCAACCGCCAGACAACGCTGGAGGCGGAAAAATGGATAGAGACCGGCCGCAAAATGACATTGGGTGTCGCGGTCTGGCGCGCGGTGGACAGGTTTTTCCGTAGCTTCATCGGCAAGAAAGGGTATAAGGACGGGTTCGTGGGGTTTATGATCGCGTTTTTTGCCATGCTTTACCAGGTGATGAGTTACGCGAAATATTACGAGCGTATCAAGGGAATTAGATCGTAG
- a CDS encoding HAD-IIIA family hydrolase — protein MKVVFLDRDGVINEFPGNGSYVTKVKDFHFIPGALEAIRGLTQSGCKIFVISNQAGVGKGVYSMDKLKRIDRHMVKNVNKAGGTIAKSFYCTHRSDAGCDCRKPGIGLLRKALKGLNKTIAHAQEAFFVGDTEGDIKTGHNAGCKTIFALSGRENRRYMRKWEVKPDHIVKDLKAAAALIHDEHSRHPRNGRSRA, from the coding sequence ATGAAGGTAGTTTTTTTAGATAGAGACGGCGTCATCAATGAATTCCCCGGCAACGGCAGTTACGTGACCAAGGTGAAGGATTTTCATTTTATCCCCGGCGCCCTGGAAGCGATCCGCGGCCTGACGCAAAGCGGGTGCAAGATATTTGTCATTTCCAACCAGGCCGGCGTGGGCAAGGGCGTTTATTCCATGGACAAGCTCAAGCGCATTGACCGGCACATGGTCAAAAATGTGAACAAGGCCGGGGGGACGATCGCCAAAAGTTTTTACTGCACCCACCGTTCCGACGCGGGCTGCGATTGCCGCAAGCCCGGCATAGGCCTGCTGCGCAAGGCGCTTAAAGGCCTGAACAAGACCATTGCCCACGCGCAGGAGGCATTCTTCGTCGGGGACACCGAAGGGGACATCAAGACCGGGCACAATGCCGGATGCAAGACCATTTTCGCGCTCTCCGGCCGGGAAAACCGCCGGTATATGCGCAAATGGGAAGTCAAACCCGACCACATCGTCAAGGACCTTAAGGCCGCCGCCGCCCTCATCCATGATGAACATTCTCGTCATCCACGCAACGGCCGGAGCCGGGCATAA
- a CDS encoding glycosyltransferase, whose product MMNILVIHATAGAGHKKAAEAIFNELQRTPHHVRIADALDYTHPFFKKSYVFAYVFLVTKLPWLWQFFFGLLDIPALWPLVRWVRRVYNGTNAGALEKFLTTEQFDVIICTHFLAAEVLAYLKRAGRIRARVICAVTDFDVHRIWVNEGIDVYAVACDYTRDKMLALGVPATKISVTGIPIDGKFSESYDIGALQRKLGLREGLLTILIATGSFGMGPIAALIGLLKDHQLIVVCGHNKILFEDLKGRAGKDTHVMGLVDNMPELMAVADVLVTKPGGLSIAEALARKLPMIFFSAIPGQETGNIRVLKTYGVGRGQCAPQEIVRIIDDWSSSPRILRRLKDDLAILSKPNAAADIVRLIT is encoded by the coding sequence ATGATGAACATTCTCGTCATCCACGCAACGGCCGGAGCCGGGCATAAAAAAGCCGCCGAGGCCATTTTCAACGAACTTCAACGAACGCCCCACCATGTCCGCATCGCGGACGCCCTGGATTATACCCATCCATTCTTTAAAAAGTCCTACGTATTTGCCTATGTTTTCTTGGTGACAAAACTTCCGTGGCTGTGGCAATTCTTTTTCGGACTGCTGGACATCCCGGCGCTGTGGCCTTTGGTGCGTTGGGTGCGGCGCGTTTATAATGGGACCAATGCCGGGGCCCTGGAAAAATTTCTAACCACCGAACAGTTTGACGTCATCATCTGCACGCATTTTTTGGCCGCCGAGGTCCTGGCCTATTTGAAACGCGCGGGGCGCATCCGCGCCAGGGTGATCTGTGCGGTCACGGATTTTGACGTGCACCGCATCTGGGTCAATGAAGGCATTGACGTTTATGCCGTGGCCTGCGACTACACCAGGGACAAAATGCTGGCCTTAGGCGTGCCTGCCACGAAAATATCCGTCACCGGCATTCCCATTGACGGGAAATTTTCTGAATCTTACGACATCGGCGCGTTGCAACGGAAATTGGGACTGCGGGAAGGGCTTTTGACCATACTGATCGCCACCGGTTCTTTCGGCATGGGGCCCATCGCCGCGTTGATCGGGCTTTTAAAGGACCATCAACTCATTGTTGTCTGCGGGCACAATAAAATTTTGTTTGAGGATTTAAAGGGCAGGGCCGGCAAGGACACGCATGTGATGGGTTTGGTGGACAATATGCCGGAATTGATGGCTGTTGCCGACGTCCTGGTGACCAAGCCCGGCGGGCTTTCCATTGCCGAGGCCCTGGCTAGAAAGTTGCCGATGATCTTTTTCAGCGCCATCCCGGGCCAGGAAACCGGCAATATCCGCGTGCTTAAGACCTATGGCGTGGGCAGGGGCCAATGTGCTCCCCAAGAGATCGTCCGCATCATTGATGACTGGAGCTCTTCGCCGCGGATCTTGCGGCGCCTGAAAGACGATCTTGCCATCCTTTCCAAACCCAACGCGGCCGCTGATATTGTCCGTCTCATAACCTAA
- a CDS encoding nucleotidyl transferase AbiEii/AbiGii toxin family protein — MLSKENLEKFTKLQQTSTQNVVREYCQHLFLSYLYQNPGSEKLLFKGGTALRIILKSPRFSEDLDFTGAGITHKEIEELFTNTLANIEKTGMPVHVTEATGTTGGYLGIAIFEAYDMKINVQIEVSLRRGKAFKKTRALITSGYIPAYTLVHLDLDDIILGKLDALLDRHKPRDFYDYFFLLSGDYPAARTKENLKKVLKLLQKENTNFQTELKKFLPASHTMHLRDFKKVLEKKILAYL; from the coding sequence ATGCTGAGCAAAGAAAACCTAGAAAAATTTACTAAACTTCAACAGACATCGACCCAGAACGTGGTGCGCGAATATTGTCAGCACCTCTTTTTGTCTTACCTTTATCAAAATCCCGGTTCAGAAAAGTTGCTTTTTAAGGGTGGGACGGCCTTGCGTATTATCCTAAAAAGTCCCCGCTTTTCAGAAGACCTGGATTTTACAGGGGCAGGTATTACTCATAAAGAAATCGAGGAATTATTTACGAATACACTGGCTAATATAGAAAAGACCGGAATGCCCGTCCATGTCACGGAAGCCACAGGAACGACAGGCGGTTATCTGGGAATTGCCATATTCGAGGCATATGACATGAAGATAAACGTTCAGATCGAAGTTTCGTTGAGAAGAGGTAAGGCATTTAAGAAGACAAGGGCCCTGATCACAAGCGGCTACATTCCGGCCTACACTCTTGTACATCTGGATCTGGATGACATTATCCTCGGCAAGCTTGATGCGCTGCTGGACAGACACAAGCCGCGCGATTTTTATGACTATTTCTTTCTTTTGTCCGGTGATTATCCTGCGGCAAGGACTAAAGAAAATTTAAAAAAGGTGCTGAAACTCCTGCAAAAAGAAAACACCAATTTTCAAACAGAGTTAAAGAAGTTTCTTCCCGCAAGCCACACCATGCACCTGCGGGATTTTAAGAAGGTGTTAGAAAAGAAAATTTTGGCGTACCTTTAA
- a CDS encoding metalloregulator ArsR/SmtB family transcription factor, which yields MHEMAYKVKADFLRVLSHPIRLRLIEELKAGEKSVGYLVAKLKIGQSNISRHLLALRNAGILSSRQEKTCLSLT from the coding sequence ATGCACGAAATGGCTTACAAAGTTAAAGCGGATTTTTTGAGAGTTTTGAGTCACCCTATTCGCTTGAGATTAATTGAAGAACTTAAAGCAGGTGAAAAAAGCGTGGGGTATCTTGTCGCTAAATTAAAGATCGGCCAGTCGAATATTTCCCGTCATCTTTTGGCTTTGCGCAATGCCGGAATATTATCTTCCCGACAGGAAAAGACATGTTTATCCTTGACATAA
- the ssb gene encoding single-stranded DNA-binding protein, with translation MSLNSVNIMGNLTRDPEMKYIPSGKAVCGLSIANNRVYTKNGEKVTEVSYFDVDVWGPAAENCSKYLTKGSGIIVEGRLRQDRWEKEGKTQSRVRITANAVHFLSKKQNNTAGPDPAASPDRPAETQTAGVTSPEDIAWQE, from the coding sequence ATGAGTTTAAACAGCGTAAACATCATGGGCAATTTGACGCGGGACCCGGAGATGAAATACATCCCCTCGGGAAAAGCGGTGTGCGGCCTCTCCATCGCCAACAATCGCGTGTACACCAAAAACGGCGAGAAAGTGACCGAAGTTTCCTATTTTGATGTTGATGTGTGGGGCCCTGCGGCGGAGAATTGCTCCAAATATTTGACCAAGGGAAGCGGTATTATTGTGGAAGGCCGCCTGCGGCAAGACCGCTGGGAGAAGGAAGGCAAGACCCAGAGCCGCGTGCGGATCACAGCGAACGCCGTTCATTTTCTGTCCAAGAAGCAAAACAATACCGCGGGGCCGGACCCGGCCGCGTCCCCCGATAGGCCTGCTGAAACCCAAACGGCCGGAGTCACATCTCCGGAAGACATTGCGTGGCAGGAGTAG
- the priA gene encoding primosomal protein N', whose translation MIAQVVFDLPLEGPFDYAVPPEFEAGIAVGQRVSVVLGHASSIGYVAGLADTSAIKNLKPIRAILDVSPVIDDPLQQLARRMEAAYGCSLGQAIGLMVPRLLRAGRRMEKVWPGHVLDPRQKLSGMTSGDDSFWIDSVHKTLDQKRTAIVLAPDVFAMERLHPLLQTAFVGVPILFHQPRTPKEELDQWTRTRSGEFRIVVGTRSAVFTPLLDMGLVVMTDEGDPSYREEQTPFYEARDVALMRAQIEGAQVVATGPTPSVEIWHALGAGTPAAAASGAEIQIVDLSNYKYLEKGMISLVLRSRLEEALNAKAQSVLVLNRRGLYAVTRCMECALVLSCPRCSSAMTFSRAGKQYVCPHCPSVMPPDTPCPKCQKPNWRSFGMGVEKIQSELNILFPQAKVVTFERGDSDLPDGDILIATQAVLRFKDRLKPRLAALVDMDSELNRLDMRSSYRSWALAVHLRAMAQKTLIVQTRNSTHHVLRALAADDARIFYDEEIRLRKELGFSPFAHWAAVTVRARQEKSAMSFARDVYNVLVAVSGQGMQILEPGPGIPAKMRGQYRFKVLVQGPRAEDITAVIKAALAKVKRSGRLIVTVEVDP comes from the coding sequence ATGATCGCCCAAGTCGTTTTTGACCTGCCCCTGGAAGGGCCGTTCGATTATGCCGTGCCGCCTGAATTTGAGGCAGGCATTGCCGTCGGTCAAAGGGTGTCGGTGGTTTTGGGACACGCGTCCAGCATCGGGTATGTGGCAGGGTTGGCGGACACCAGCGCCATTAAGAATTTAAAACCCATCCGCGCTATTTTGGACGTTTCTCCCGTCATTGATGACCCTTTGCAACAGTTGGCCAGGCGTATGGAGGCCGCGTACGGGTGTTCGTTGGGCCAGGCCATCGGGCTTATGGTGCCGCGCTTGTTACGGGCCGGGCGCAGGATGGAAAAGGTGTGGCCAGGGCATGTTCTGGATCCCCGACAAAAACTTTCGGGAATGACAAGTGGGGATGACAGTTTTTGGATAGATTCCGTCCACAAGACATTGGACCAGAAACGGACGGCTATCGTTCTGGCGCCGGATGTTTTTGCCATGGAGCGGCTGCATCCGTTGCTGCAGACAGCGTTCGTCGGCGTTCCAATTCTTTTCCATCAGCCGCGCACACCTAAAGAAGAACTGGACCAGTGGACAAGAACGCGGTCAGGGGAATTCAGGATCGTCGTGGGAACAAGGTCTGCTGTTTTTACTCCTTTGCTGGACATGGGGTTGGTCGTCATGACCGACGAGGGCGATCCTTCGTACCGCGAAGAACAAACACCTTTTTACGAAGCCCGGGATGTGGCCTTGATGCGCGCGCAAATCGAAGGGGCACAGGTGGTCGCCACAGGGCCGACCCCGTCGGTGGAGATTTGGCATGCCTTGGGCGCCGGGACACCGGCTGCTGCCGCGTCCGGCGCTGAAATACAGATCGTGGACCTCTCCAATTATAAGTATCTGGAGAAAGGAATGATCTCCCTTGTCCTGCGCAGCCGTTTGGAGGAGGCGTTGAACGCAAAAGCTCAAAGCGTTCTGGTCCTCAACCGCCGCGGGCTTTATGCCGTGACCCGATGCATGGAATGCGCCCTGGTCCTGTCCTGTCCGCGTTGTTCATCGGCCATGACCTTCTCACGCGCAGGCAAACAATACGTCTGTCCCCATTGCCCATCGGTCATGCCGCCGGACACGCCTTGCCCCAAATGTCAAAAGCCGAATTGGAGGTCTTTCGGAATGGGTGTTGAGAAAATACAAAGTGAATTGAATATCCTGTTCCCCCAGGCAAAGGTGGTGACCTTTGAGCGGGGGGATTCGGACCTGCCGGACGGGGACATTTTGATCGCCACCCAGGCCGTCCTGCGTTTTAAGGACCGCTTGAAACCGCGCCTCGCGGCCCTGGTGGATATGGACAGCGAATTGAACCGCTTGGACATGCGTTCTTCCTATCGGTCCTGGGCCTTGGCCGTGCATTTAAGGGCCATGGCGCAAAAAACGCTCATCGTGCAGACGCGCAACAGCACACATCATGTGTTAAGGGCTCTGGCCGCGGATGATGCCCGTATTTTTTACGACGAGGAAATACGTTTGAGGAAAGAACTGGGTTTTTCGCCTTTTGCCCATTGGGCGGCCGTGACCGTGCGCGCCAGGCAGGAAAAATCCGCCATGAGTTTTGCGCGGGATGTGTATAATGTTCTCGTTGCTGTTTCAGGGCAGGGGATGCAGATCTTGGAACCAGGGCCCGGCATCCCGGCGAAAATGCGCGGCCAGTACCGCTTTAAGGTTTTGGTGCAAGGCCCGCGCGCCGAAGATATCACGGCTGTTATTAAAGCGGCTTTGGCCAAGGTCAAACGCAGCGGCCGTTTGATCGTGACCGTCGAGGTGGACCCATGA
- the fmt gene encoding methionyl-tRNA formyltransferase — protein MNIVFFGSGDFAATHLNRLLASGHRVAGCVTKVDKPQGRGLRMVLSPVKEIALANGIAHLAPETFKDPSVIERLKAFTADLFVVVAYGKILTPQILSIPKIFCVNVHGSLLPKYRGAAPINWAIVNGEQKTGVTVMKMTVPMDAGDVIAQEMMDIGPQMTSVELRAAMARRGAELLVKTLDAIAQGKHQLTPQDHAQATFAPKLTKEMGKITWSRTAADIDHQIRGLQPWPGAYAFHHGKTVKILKAVPGASSAQKAQPGQVLSVDKTGITVACGQGALVLKEVLPEAGKPMPAAAFAAGHRIAAGTILN, from the coding sequence ATGAACATTGTTTTTTTTGGCAGCGGTGATTTCGCGGCCACGCATTTGAACCGTTTGCTGGCATCCGGCCATCGTGTCGCCGGATGCGTGACCAAGGTGGATAAACCGCAGGGCCGCGGCCTGCGCATGGTCCTTTCACCGGTCAAAGAGATCGCTTTGGCCAACGGCATTGCGCATCTTGCGCCGGAAACATTCAAAGACCCGTCGGTGATCGAGCGCCTAAAGGCATTCACAGCGGATCTTTTCGTGGTGGTCGCCTATGGCAAGATCCTGACGCCGCAAATTTTGTCTATCCCAAAAATATTTTGCGTGAACGTGCACGGGTCGCTCTTGCCCAAATACCGCGGGGCAGCGCCTATCAACTGGGCCATTGTCAACGGCGAACAGAAAACCGGTGTTACGGTCATGAAAATGACCGTGCCCATGGACGCGGGGGACGTGATCGCCCAGGAAATGATGGACATAGGGCCGCAGATGACGTCTGTTGAATTGCGCGCGGCCATGGCCCGGCGCGGGGCGGAACTTTTAGTCAAAACGCTGGATGCCATCGCGCAGGGAAAACATCAACTGACGCCCCAAGACCACGCGCAGGCGACGTTCGCGCCAAAATTGACAAAAGAGATGGGGAAAATTACCTGGTCGAGGACGGCCGCGGATATTGACCATCAGATCCGCGGCCTTCAGCCCTGGCCCGGGGCGTATGCGTTTCATCATGGAAAAACGGTGAAGATACTGAAAGCAGTGCCAGGCGCGTCATCGGCGCAAAAGGCCCAGCCGGGACAGGTTTTGTCTGTGGACAAAACAGGAATTACCGTCGCGTGCGGGCAAGGAGCGCTCGTTCTTAAGGAAGTCCTTCCCGAGGCCGGCAAACCCATGCCTGCCGCTGCCTTTGCCGCCGGTCACAGGATCGCGGCGGGTACAATTTTAAACTAA
- a CDS encoding galactose-1-phosphate uridylyltransferase, whose protein sequence is MPELRKDPVVSRWVIIATERARRPAAFVDPVEHTTPADTCPFCKGEQAEQVYAYDGVRVVKSGTPFFNSAASFAPRVHGLYEVCPSYGAHEVVIETPQHIANMADLPVEQIKNVFATYALRMRHHQQDAAVKYVLAYKNYGLAAGSRDIGHTRSQIMAVPVLPIRVKDKIIGAKRYFDFHERCLFEDLVQQERRERERVVLETDNFIAFTPFAARFPFETWIVPKRHHWDFAQGVAGLEGELAMVMKILLLKFKTGLHDPAYNFVIHSAPFEGGKPDSVKYPTICEDYRWHIELMPRLTRVAGFERGTGFYICPIPPEMAAKFLREVQA, encoded by the coding sequence ATGCCTGAATTGCGCAAAGATCCCGTTGTCAGCCGCTGGGTCATCATCGCCACCGAACGCGCCCGCCGTCCGGCGGCTTTTGTGGACCCTGTTGAACATACAACGCCCGCCGACACTTGTCCGTTCTGCAAAGGCGAACAGGCCGAACAGGTTTATGCCTATGACGGGGTGCGCGTGGTCAAAAGCGGCACGCCGTTCTTTAATTCCGCCGCGTCTTTCGCCCCGCGTGTCCACGGCCTTTATGAGGTTTGCCCCAGTTACGGCGCCCACGAGGTCGTGATCGAAACGCCGCAGCATATCGCTAACATGGCGGACCTGCCCGTCGAGCAGATCAAGAACGTTTTTGCCACCTACGCGCTGCGCATGCGTCATCATCAGCAGGATGCGGCCGTCAAATACGTCCTTGCTTATAAGAACTACGGCCTTGCCGCGGGAAGCCGCGACATCGGCCACACCCGTTCGCAGATCATGGCCGTGCCTGTTTTGCCCATCCGCGTTAAAGACAAGATCATCGGCGCCAAACGGTATTTTGATTTTCACGAGCGCTGCCTGTTCGAGGACCTTGTCCAGCAGGAACGCAGGGAGAGGGAACGGGTGGTCCTGGAAACGGACAATTTCATCGCGTTCACGCCGTTTGCCGCGCGTTTTCCCTTTGAGACCTGGATCGTCCCCAAACGTCATCATTGGGATTTTGCCCAGGGGGTCGCAGGCCTCGAGGGAGAACTGGCGATGGTCATGAAGATCCTTTTGTTGAAATTCAAAACGGGCCTTCATGACCCCGCGTATAATTTTGTCATCCATTCCGCGCCTTTTGAAGGCGGGAAGCCGGATTCAGTGAAGTATCCGACGATCTGCGAGGATTACCGCTGGCACATTGAACTGATGCCGCGCTTGACAAGGGTGGCCGGTTTTGAGCGGGGCACGGGTTTTTACATTTGCCCCATCCCGCCGGAAATGGCCGCGAAATTTTTACGTGAGGTGCAGGCCTGA